Within the Borrelia parkeri genome, the region CTCTTAAGCCTATCTTGCTCAAGCTTCCGAGCTCTTTTAAGAGCTTCAACTTTTCTAATTTCTAAATAAAGTTGTTGTTTCTTAAGCTGCAAAGTAGGCAAATACCTACCAAGCATTTTAAGGCTATCTTTTTGTTTTTTAAGCTCATTCTTAGTTAATTTAACTTTAGACATTGCTCATCCTTTTTTTGAGGCCAATATTTCTCTACAAGTTCTGTTCTAATCCCAGTTTCTTTAGGTTCAAAACAACTAAAGAGAATTTCCCACCCCAAATCCAAGGCCTCCTCCAAAGGAATATTAACAGATAAGTCCATCAGTTTACTTTCAAACATACCACTGTACTTAATAAGCTTCTCATCCCACTCTGTCATATTAAATCCCATAGCTTTTTTCTCTATAGACTCCTTTGAAGATGCATAAAGCTTAATCATTGAATCCATAATCGTTCTATGATCATCTCTTGTTTTCCCGTTAACCATTTGCTTAAGTCTTGAAAGAGAACCAAAAGGTTCGATTCTGCCTCCCTTTAAATAATATTGCCCTTCAGTAATATAACCCGTATTATCAGGAACTGGATGAGTAATATCATCTCCAGGCATTGTAGTAACTGCAAGTATAGTAATTGAACCTGCCCCTTCAAAATCAATAGCTTTCTCATATCTAGATGCAAGCTGAGAATATAAATCACCAGGATAACCTCTATTAGATGGAACCTGCTCCATAGTAATAGCAATTTCTTTCATAGCATCTGCAAAATTGGTCATATCAGTCAAAAGTACCAAAACCTTTTTCCCTTGTAATGCAAATTTTTCTGCAACAGCAAGAGAAATATCAGGAACTGTTAAAGACTCAACAACAGGATCATTAGCTGTATTCACAAAAAAGATTGTCCTACTTAAAGCACCACCCTTTTCAAGATAATCCTTAAACGTCAAATAATCATCATTCTTAAGTCCCATTCCTCCAAGAATAATTAAATCAACTTCCGCCTGAAGAGCTATTCTTATAAGAAGTTCATTATAAGGTTCACCGGATACAGAAAATATTGGTAATTTTTGAGACTCAACAAGAGTATTAAAAACATCTATCATTGGAATTCCTGTTCTGATCATGTTTCTTGGAACAATACGCTTTGCAGGATTAGCTGATGGCCCACCAATTTCAATCAAATCATCCTCAAGACGCGGTCCTCCATCTTTTGGATTACCAGCTCCATCAAAGATTCTACCAAGCAAATTCTCAGAAAATGTCACTTGCATTGGATGACCTAAAAACTTAACTTCATCTGCAGTTGAAATACCTATAGTTCCGTTATAAACCTGAAGGGAAACTTTATCTCTATCCAACTTAATAACTTCTGCTAAAGAACTTGCATCTTTTGACCTAACAATGGCAAGTTCTCCATATTTAACATCTTGTGCCATCACAGTTATTACATTCCCAACAATAGATTCTATCTTGCTATATACTCTCTTCATTTATGCACCTCGAAAATCCAACTTCTTAGAACGTACTAAATCTTTTAAAGTATTTTCTAACTTATTAAATTTTTCTTCCTTAAAGGGATTAAGATTCATATCCAAAATATTTTGCCTTAGTTCATTTACAAAACTTCTTGCTTCCAATTTATTCTCAAGTTTAAAATCAGATTGTAAAATATCGTAAAGTATATCAAACATATAATTTTGACGTTCAGGACTTACAGCAGTATCAACACTATCGAACGAATTTTGTTGCAAATAACATGCATCCAAAAGCTCAGATTTTAAATAAACTAAAAAGTCACCAATACTTATACCTTCCTCACCAACAACTTTCATCATCTGATTTATCTCATTCCCTTTTGCCAAAAAAGACCTCGCAT harbors:
- a CDS encoding V-type ATP synthase subunit B, yielding MKRVYSKIESIVGNVITVMAQDVKYGELAIVRSKDASSLAEVIKLDRDKVSLQVYNGTIGISTADEVKFLGHPMQVTFSENLLGRIFDGAGNPKDGGPRLEDDLIEIGGPSANPAKRIVPRNMIRTGIPMIDVFNTLVESQKLPIFSVSGEPYNELLIRIALQAEVDLIILGGMGLKNDDYLTFKDYLEKGGALSRTIFFVNTANDPVVESLTVPDISLAVAEKFALQGKKVLVLLTDMTNFADAMKEIAITMEQVPSNRGYPGDLYSQLASRYEKAIDFEGAGSITILAVTTMPGDDITHPVPDNTGYITEGQYYLKGGRIEPFGSLSRLKQMVNGKTRDDHRTIMDSMIKLYASSKESIEKKAMGFNMTEWDEKLIKYSGMFESKLMDLSVNIPLEEALDLGWEILFSCFEPKETGIRTELVEKYWPQKKDEQCLKLN